In Columba livia isolate bColLiv1 breed racing homer chromosome 28, bColLiv1.pat.W.v2, whole genome shotgun sequence, the genomic stretch GCAGGGAGTGTTCCTGGAGCAGAACTGGGGGGTCAGGGCAGCGGGTTCCCCTCCGTGGGTCTGGTTGTCATCACTGAGGGCACCTGGGGGCTCACTCCCCACTGCCACCTTTGTGGTGGGTGATGCCAAAGGCTCgggcacagcagcacagccacgTTTGCCACCGTTGCCTGGGGGTCCTGGACCCCCCCCCACGCTGGGTGTACCGgccacagcagctctgggggggGCAAAACAGGGGAGCTGGGGTGACGGGCAGGGGGTAATCACCCAAGGTGCTCATTAGCAGGGTGCTCTACAGCACCCACAAGCTCTGCTGTGCTCTAGGGGTTCATCCAGCCCCAGCCTGATGGAGGAATGAAGTCAGCTCTTCCTTCACGGTGCCGCGGTGGGTTCTCGGAGGTGCCCCATGCTGCATCTCTGTGTTGCTGAGGATTGTTGTGAGCCAGCACGATGCCCCCGTCACTCCTCTCTGGTGGCTGATGCCCTCGCATGGTGGCGGGTGGCAAGGAGGGACCCGGCGTTCCACGATGAGGGGACGCACAATGCTCTGGGTCCGAAACCAGTGGTAGGTTGGGGACGGAAGGAGCGTgaggaggagctgtggggacaggTGTCACAGCAACACCCCGTCAAGATGAGGtggggaggctggagctgcccgaggaggaggaggaggaggaaggctggCAGCAGCCCAGCCCGGGGAGCAGGCGGAGGCGGGTGGGCTGTGGCCTCCTGGGAGGGATGGACCCACCTCACCCTCCCGCAAACCGAGGGTctttgggggtggggggcaggaCGGAGCGCGTGGCAGGAGCTCCCCAGCAGTggaaggaggagcaggggaggaggagacgGCGCTGATCCAGCCGGGGAGCACAGCCTGCGCCGCCACCCCCTCCTGCACCTGTATCTGCGTGGGCTGGGGTGCCCACGCTCACACGCTCTGCTCCCCAGAAGCCACCGGAGCCGGGGGGCGCACGGAGGGGCCATGGGGGCCGCCGTTGTCctgggctggctgctgctgctgctggtggtagCGCCACCGGCCACAGGTGAGCACAGGGACATTGTGGGGGTGGCAATGGGACAGTGTGGCCCCGGGACCCTGGGGCAGGCACAGGAGCCGGGGTGCCCGGGCAGTGATGGGGTGTGGAGCGCGGGGGCAGCGGCAGGACAGCCCTGGCAGGGATGTGTCCCGGACCAGCGGCCACCCCCACCCTGCCCGTGCCCCCCCAGGCGCCcggccctgcagccccaaataCTTCGGGCGCGATGCCATGGTGTGCGTCTGCAACGCCACGTACTGCGACACGCTGGACCCCGTGGTGCTGCCGGCCCCGGGCACCTACGTCAAGTACGAGAGCAGCAAGGCCGGCAAGCGGCTGGAGCGCAGCCAGGGGAGCTTCCAGCGCAGCCTGCGCGCCCCAGGTACCCGCTGTGGGCGCTGGGGCCACTGCGGGACCCCCCGGCACCGTGGGCTCAGCCGGGGTCTCTCTCGCAGGGCTGCTACTGATGCTCAATGTCTCCGTGCTGTACCAGCGTGTAAAGGGTTTTGGTGGGTCCCTTTCTGACGCTGCTGCCCTGAACATCCTGGGGCTGTCCCAACCAGCCCAAGACAACCTGCTGTGCTCCTACTTCTCCGAGTACGGTGAGCGACGAGGGTGACAAGGGCTGCTCATGGGGTCCCGGGAAGCAGCTGCACCCATCCgtgctgcagggacacctggCGCCCCGCCGCCTGCTCCTGATGCTTTTGCTGCTCCGCAGGGATCGAGTACAACCTCGTGCGGCTCCCCATGGCTTCCAGTGACTTCTCCGTGCGCCCCTACAGCTACGACGATGTCCCCAACGACTACGAGCTGAAGCACTTCAGCCTGGCGGAGGAGGATGTGAAGATGAAGGTGGGGAAGCCATCGGTCCCCGTCTCCTCTCTTGCTGGAGCTCCCGCGCGTGCCGGGACCTCCGTGACCATGGTGGGAGGGTGcgtggggacaccccatgggaGCCGGCACCTCCTCTGGGACGTgtcccagcacatcccagttGGTACTGGCAGGACGTGGAGCTGGGGACACATGGTTGGTGCTCCCAGGGAGTCCATTGAGTGCTCCCCCTTCTTCCCGCCCTGGGCGTCATGGTTTTGGGGGGCTGAGACGGACCCTCTGCCCCCTCCTGCAGATCCCCCTCCTGCACCGAGCCTCGGCCATGAGCAGGCGGCCGTTGGCGCTGTATGCGAGTCCCTGGACGGCTCCAGCCTGGATCAAGAGCAACAGGGACATCCGTGGGACGGGCATGCTGAGGGGACGGGCAGGGGACAAGTGTCACAAGACCTGGGCCAACTACTTCATCAAGTACTGTCCCCTGGGGCCGGGATGCTCGAGGACCGTAAGGGGCCAAGGAACAGGTTGGGGCAGACGGGGGCGGCTGACGCTGCTCCCCACCTTTTCCTCACCAGGTTTCTGGATGAATACGCCAAACACAACGTGACCTTCTGGGCAGTGACGGTGCAGAACGAGCCCCGCGCCAGGATGCCCACCTTCCCCCAGTTCCCCACCATCTCTTTCACCGCCGAGCAGCAGAGGGACTTCATCACCCACGACTTGGGGCCCGCGTTGGCCCGCAGCCCCCACCGCACCCAGCTCCTCATCATGGACGACCAGCGCATGTACCTCCCGCAATGGGCTGAGACGGTGAAGAGCGAAGCCCATGGCCCTGCCCGGCTCATccctctccctctgctccctgtcccACTAAACCCTTGGGTTTGCGCTGACGATTaagccagcagctgctcccagccctaGATAGAGCCGGAGTTAAACCAGGTCTACCAgagagggagctgggctggctAATTTGGTAGCACCGCCTCCGCGTGTGCCTGGCTGAAGCAGGGACGGGAGGTGGCATCCGTGTCCCAGATTCCCCCGGTGTGGCACCGACAGGCactgctgccccagctccttctCCGGGTCGAGTTTCGGCTGATTTGGCTTCCCCATCGCGATGCCAAAGAGCTGTTTGTGGGAATTAACCTGCCagctaaaaggaaataaaggtgCTCCCGGCTCGAgtgaggctggagctgctggggagggcacAGCGTGTCCCCCTGTCACCCCAAATCAGCAGCACCCGGCGACAAGGCAGGTGCAAAACCAGCCCTTTGGGAGGGATGCAAAGGGATGACTGGTCAGAAATGGGGGTGAGGTGCCCACCAAGGGGCACATCACCCCCTGCACTCTGTGCCAAGCAGGGTGCTGGAGCCGTGTTGGGGTGCTGCTCGTGGCTTGTTGCTTGGGGTGCTGAATGGAGGGGGATGTGGGCGTGCGGTGCCTGCAGGAGGGGACAAAGGGGGATGTAAGCGGCCCCGGGGACCCCACTGGTGCGTGGGGTCTGTGTGTCCGTCCCCATGGGGCTCGGGACGC encodes the following:
- the LOC102095983 gene encoding lysosomal acid glucosylceramidase-like isoform X1: MRWGGWSCPRRRRRRKAGSSPARGAGGGGWAVASWEGWTHLTLPQTEGLWGWGAGRSAWQELPSSGRRSRGGGDGADPAGEHSLRRHPLLHLYLRGLGCPRSHALLPRSHRSRGAHGGAMGAAVVLGWLLLLLVVAPPATGARPCSPKYFGRDAMVCVCNATYCDTLDPVVLPAPGTYVKYESSKAGKRLERSQGSFQRSLRAPGLLLMLNVSVLYQRVKGFGGSLSDAAALNILGLSQPAQDNLLCSYFSEYGIEYNLVRLPMASSDFSVRPYSYDDVPNDYELKHFSLAEEDVKMKIPLLHRASAMSRRPLALYASPWTAPAWIKSNRDIRGTGMLRGRAGDKCHKTWANYFIKFLDEYAKHNVTFWAVTVQNEPRARMPTFPQFPTISFTAEQQRDFITHDLGPALARSPHRTQLLIMDDQRMYLPQWAETVLGNSTAAGYVTGVAVHWYLDGVVSATCSLGVTHKLFPDHFLLYTEACNGFLSRQFSVALGCWERGERYSHSILTVLNHFVTGWTDWNLALDLQGGPNWVKNYVDSPVIVDSSKDVFYKQPMFYHLGHFSKFIPEGSRRVGLRSVRQNPSCQLEHVAFLRPDGAVVLVVLNRSSWDVLFGICDPSVGFIEAVSPANSIQTYLWQQQ
- the LOC102095983 gene encoding lysosomal acid glucosylceramidase-like isoform X4; amino-acid sequence: MGAAVVLGWLLLLLVVAPPATGARPCSPKYFGRDAMVCVCNATYCDTLDPVVLPAPGTYVKYESSKAGKRLERSQGSFQRSLRAPGLLLMLNVSVLYQRVKGFGGSLSDAAALNILGLSQPAQDNLLCSYFSEYGIEYNLVRLPMASSDFSVRPYSYDDVPNDYELKHFSLAEEDVKMKIPLLHRASAMSRRPLALYASPWTAPAWIKSNRDIRGTGMLRGRAGDKCHKTWANYFIKFLDEYAKHNVTFWAVTVQNEPRARMPTFPQFPTISFTAEQQRDFITHDLGPALARSPHRTQLLIMDDQRMYLPQWAETVLGNSTAAGYVTGVAVHWYLDGVVSATCSLGVTHKLFPDHFLLYTEACNGFLSRQFSVALGCWERGERYSHSILTVLNHFVTGWTDWNLALDLQGGPNWVKNYVDSPVIVDSSKDVFYKQPMFYHLGHFSKFIPEGSRRVGLRSVRQNPSCQLEHVAFLRPDGAVVLVVLNRSSWDVLFGICDPSVGFIEAVSPANSIQTYLWQQQ
- the LOC102095983 gene encoding lysosomal acid glucosylceramidase-like isoform X2 produces the protein MSRIAPQLHLMCQKWRELVMEPREGMEPVDPAKRNSELCCSCSWTFWMGRSHRSRGAHGGAMGAAVVLGWLLLLLVVAPPATGARPCSPKYFGRDAMVCVCNATYCDTLDPVVLPAPGTYVKYESSKAGKRLERSQGSFQRSLRAPGLLLMLNVSVLYQRVKGFGGSLSDAAALNILGLSQPAQDNLLCSYFSEYGIEYNLVRLPMASSDFSVRPYSYDDVPNDYELKHFSLAEEDVKMKIPLLHRASAMSRRPLALYASPWTAPAWIKSNRDIRGTGMLRGRAGDKCHKTWANYFIKFLDEYAKHNVTFWAVTVQNEPRARMPTFPQFPTISFTAEQQRDFITHDLGPALARSPHRTQLLIMDDQRMYLPQWAETVLGNSTAAGYVTGVAVHWYLDGVVSATCSLGVTHKLFPDHFLLYTEACNGFLSRQFSVALGCWERGERYSHSILTVLNHFVTGWTDWNLALDLQGGPNWVKNYVDSPVIVDSSKDVFYKQPMFYHLGHFSKFIPEGSRRVGLRSVRQNPSCQLEHVAFLRPDGAVVLVVLNRSSWDVLFGICDPSVGFIEAVSPANSIQTYLWQQQ
- the LOC102095983 gene encoding lysosomal acid glucosylceramidase-like isoform X3; translated protein: MTPQNWGLLAWVQHPAGTFVTAGGGRAAGTGASFQSCLFVPSHRSRGAHGGAMGAAVVLGWLLLLLVVAPPATGARPCSPKYFGRDAMVCVCNATYCDTLDPVVLPAPGTYVKYESSKAGKRLERSQGSFQRSLRAPGLLLMLNVSVLYQRVKGFGGSLSDAAALNILGLSQPAQDNLLCSYFSEYGIEYNLVRLPMASSDFSVRPYSYDDVPNDYELKHFSLAEEDVKMKIPLLHRASAMSRRPLALYASPWTAPAWIKSNRDIRGTGMLRGRAGDKCHKTWANYFIKFLDEYAKHNVTFWAVTVQNEPRARMPTFPQFPTISFTAEQQRDFITHDLGPALARSPHRTQLLIMDDQRMYLPQWAETVLGNSTAAGYVTGVAVHWYLDGVVSATCSLGVTHKLFPDHFLLYTEACNGFLSRQFSVALGCWERGERYSHSILTVLNHFVTGWTDWNLALDLQGGPNWVKNYVDSPVIVDSSKDVFYKQPMFYHLGHFSKFIPEGSRRVGLRSVRQNPSCQLEHVAFLRPDGAVVLVVLNRSSWDVLFGICDPSVGFIEAVSPANSIQTYLWQQQ
- the LOC102095983 gene encoding lysosomal acid glucosylceramidase-like isoform X5 — encoded protein: MPWCASATPRTATRWTPWCCRPRAPTSSTRAARPASGWSAARGASSAACAPQRVKGFGGSLSDAAALNILGLSQPAQDNLLCSYFSEYGIEYNLVRLPMASSDFSVRPYSYDDVPNDYELKHFSLAEEDVKMKIPLLHRASAMSRRPLALYASPWTAPAWIKSNRDIRGTGMLRGRAGDKCHKTWANYFIKFLDEYAKHNVTFWAVTVQNEPRARMPTFPQFPTISFTAEQQRDFITHDLGPALARSPHRTQLLIMDDQRMYLPQWAETVLGNSTAAGYVTGVAVHWYLDGVVSATCSLGVTHKLFPDHFLLYTEACNGFLSRQFSVALGCWERGERYSHSILTVLNHFVTGWTDWNLALDLQGGPNWVKNYVDSPVIVDSSKDVFYKQPMFYHLGHFSKFIPEGSRRVGLRSVRQNPSCQLEHVAFLRPDGAVVLVVLNRSSWDVLFGICDPSVGFIEAVSPANSIQTYLWQQQ